In Cellvibrio polysaccharolyticus, a genomic segment contains:
- a CDS encoding CinA family protein, translating to MNPSIVEKSQSLGKALAQVRWRLVTAESCTGGGVAAAITAVPDSSRWFEYGIVSYANAAKQKLLGVSEQALTHHGAVSEPVVIEMVDGALALSDADIAVSVSGIAGPGGGTAGKPVGSVWFCWGTRDGRRITRLHHFDGDRLGIQEQAIMAALDGLVDWMSHENTV from the coding sequence ATGAATCCGTCTATTGTTGAAAAAAGCCAGTCCCTGGGCAAGGCGTTGGCTCAGGTCCGTTGGCGTCTGGTTACCGCAGAGTCCTGTACCGGTGGCGGTGTTGCTGCGGCGATTACCGCTGTGCCTGACAGTTCGCGCTGGTTTGAATACGGTATTGTCAGCTACGCCAATGCGGCCAAGCAAAAGCTGCTGGGTGTGAGTGAGCAGGCACTGACTCACCATGGTGCAGTCAGTGAGCCGGTGGTGATTGAGATGGTGGATGGCGCCCTGGCGCTTTCGGATGCCGATATCGCCGTATCGGTGAGCGGGATTGCCGGCCCGGGCGGCGGCACTGCCGGGAAGCCGGTTGGCAGCGTATGGTTTTGCTGGGGAACCCGCGATGGCCGACGTATAACCCGTCTTCATCACTTTGATGGTGACCGGCTTGGTATTCAGGAGCAGGCTATCATGGCTGCACTGGATGGGCTGGTTGACTGGATGTCTCACGAAAATACTGTATAA
- the mutS gene encoding DNA mismatch repair protein MutS: MTEADLSVHTPMMQQYLRIKAQHPHELVFYRMGDFYELFFDDAKKAAELLEVTLTARGKSGGEPIPMAGIPFHAADGYLARLVKAGVSVAICEQIGDPATSKGPVERKVMRIVTPGTVSDEALLDSKRDNLLVAIHQAGDRFGLASLDMASGRFLVLEVDALEAVLGELQRMAPAELLISDHITTPELIENRKGLRRRGPWEYDQDTAHRLLTQQFGTKDLAGFGCDHLSLALAAAGCLLNYARETQRTALPHVRSLIHENREEAVIMDAATRRNLELDTNLAGGDEHTLFSVLNRSATSMGGRLLRRWLNRPLRTLDTLVARQTAIAELRKNYQFEVVHGILKHIGDLERILGRLALRSSRPRDLSRLSMSLAAYPELQSEIKRLSAGHLGTLASRISVFPELVDLLSKAIVENPPVVIREGGVIAEGYDAELDDLRNISTNAGQYLVDLETRERQRTGISTLKVGYNRVHGYFIELTSAQAEKAPADYIRRQTLKNAERYITPELKEFEDKALSAKSRALTREKMLYEALLDVLSEQLLPLQESAAAIAELDVITTLAERADALGFVQPQLTATPGIHITGGRHPVVEQVTTAPFVPNDLLFNEQRRMLIITGPNMGGKSTYMRQAALITLLAHIGSFVPAAEAKIGIVDRIFTRIGSSDDLAGGRSTFMVEMTETANILHNATESSLVLMDEIGRGTSTFDGLSLAWACAKHLAQQVRAFTLFATHYFEITTLPESLPSAANVHLNATEHHDNIVFLHKVQEGPASKSYGLQVARLAGIPDVVLKQAKAQLAELEAGSTALAIETPATITAEAPVTTASEQPKQSGLFDALPEPALEALKKIRPDDLSPREALEQLYRLKEMLNRGR, encoded by the coding sequence ATGACCGAAGCTGATCTCTCCGTCCACACGCCCATGATGCAACAATACTTGCGAATCAAGGCGCAACACCCGCATGAGCTGGTGTTTTATCGCATGGGCGATTTTTACGAGCTGTTTTTTGATGATGCAAAAAAAGCAGCCGAACTACTGGAGGTCACCCTCACCGCGCGCGGCAAATCCGGTGGCGAACCGATTCCCATGGCGGGCATTCCTTTTCATGCAGCTGATGGTTACCTGGCAAGACTGGTAAAAGCCGGTGTATCAGTAGCAATTTGTGAGCAAATTGGTGATCCGGCTACCAGCAAAGGGCCTGTAGAGCGCAAAGTGATGCGCATTGTCACCCCGGGTACCGTTAGCGATGAAGCGCTGCTTGATTCCAAACGCGATAACCTGCTGGTTGCTATTCATCAAGCGGGCGACCGCTTTGGCCTTGCGTCGCTGGATATGGCCAGTGGCCGTTTTCTGGTGCTGGAAGTCGATGCACTCGAAGCGGTATTGGGTGAGCTGCAACGCATGGCGCCAGCAGAGCTGCTGATCAGCGACCACATTACCACGCCTGAACTGATTGAAAACCGTAAAGGGCTGCGTCGTCGCGGGCCTTGGGAATACGACCAGGACACCGCACACCGCCTGTTAACCCAGCAATTCGGCACCAAAGACCTCGCCGGGTTTGGTTGCGATCATTTGTCGCTGGCCCTCGCGGCGGCCGGTTGCCTGCTCAATTACGCACGGGAAACACAACGCACCGCACTGCCCCATGTGCGCAGCCTGATTCACGAAAACCGTGAAGAAGCGGTCATTATGGACGCCGCCACCCGCCGCAATCTGGAACTGGATACCAACCTTGCCGGCGGTGATGAACATACACTGTTTTCTGTGCTCAACCGCTCGGCAACCAGCATGGGTGGCCGCTTGCTGCGCCGCTGGTTAAATCGCCCGTTGCGCACGCTGGATACGCTGGTTGCGCGGCAAACCGCCATCGCAGAATTGCGCAAAAACTATCAGTTTGAAGTAGTGCACGGCATCCTCAAACATATCGGCGATCTGGAACGGATTCTCGGCCGGTTGGCGCTGCGCTCCAGTCGCCCCCGTGATTTATCACGGCTTTCCATGTCGTTGGCGGCTTACCCAGAGCTGCAAAGCGAGATCAAGCGGCTGAGTGCCGGTCATCTCGGCACACTTGCCAGCCGTATTTCGGTGTTTCCCGAACTGGTGGACTTGCTGAGCAAGGCGATTGTTGAAAACCCGCCAGTGGTGATCCGCGAAGGTGGCGTTATTGCTGAAGGCTACGATGCTGAACTCGACGATTTGCGTAATATCAGCACCAACGCCGGTCAGTACCTCGTTGATCTGGAAACTCGCGAGCGCCAGCGCACCGGTATCTCTACATTAAAAGTCGGCTACAACCGCGTGCACGGGTATTTTATTGAACTCACCAGCGCCCAGGCCGAAAAGGCCCCCGCCGATTACATTCGCCGACAAACCCTGAAAAATGCCGAGCGCTACATCACACCGGAGCTGAAAGAGTTTGAAGACAAGGCGCTTTCCGCCAAAAGCCGCGCCCTGACACGCGAAAAAATGCTCTATGAAGCCTTGCTCGATGTTTTAAGTGAGCAGTTACTTCCCTTGCAGGAATCCGCTGCTGCTATCGCCGAGCTGGATGTAATTACCACCCTCGCCGAGCGGGCAGATGCGCTGGGCTTTGTTCAGCCGCAACTCACCGCTACACCCGGCATTCACATTACCGGTGGCCGCCATCCGGTGGTAGAACAGGTCACTACCGCACCTTTTGTGCCCAATGATCTGCTATTCAATGAACAGCGTCGCATGCTGATTATTACCGGCCCCAACATGGGCGGTAAGTCTACTTACATGCGCCAGGCCGCGCTGATTACACTGTTGGCGCACATCGGCAGTTTTGTACCGGCCGCCGAGGCAAAAATAGGCATTGTAGATCGAATTTTTACCCGTATCGGTTCCTCCGATGACCTCGCCGGTGGCCGCTCCACCTTTATGGTGGAGATGACCGAAACCGCCAACATTTTGCACAACGCCACCGAAAGCAGCCTGGTGTTAATGGACGAAATCGGGCGAGGCACCAGTACCTTCGACGGTCTTTCTCTCGCCTGGGCCTGTGCAAAACACCTTGCGCAACAAGTGCGTGCCTTTACGCTGTTTGCCACCCATTATTTTGAAATTACCACCCTGCCCGAAAGCCTGCCCAGCGCCGCCAACGTGCATTTGAATGCGACAGAGCATCACGACAATATCGTCTTCTTGCACAAAGTGCAGGAAGGGCCGGCGAGCAAAAGTTATGGTCTGCAAGTGGCAAGGTTGGCGGGCATTCCCGATGTGGTTTTGAAGCAGGCAAAAGCTCAACTGGCAGAATTGGAAGCGGGTAGTACCGCACTGGCTATCGAAACACCCGCCACAATAACTGCAGAAGCGCCCGTCACTACCGCTAGCGAGCAACCCAAGCAGTCCGGATTGTTTGATGCGCTGCCCGAACCGGCGCTGGAAGCCCTGAAAAAAATTCGCCCGGACGATCTTTCGCCACGGGAAGCGCTGGAGCAACTTTATCGCCTTAAGGAAATGTTGAACCGCGGACGTTAG